The Colletotrichum higginsianum IMI 349063 chromosome 2, whole genome shotgun sequence genome has a segment encoding these proteins:
- a CDS encoding Pectate lyase A, whose protein sequence is MYIRNNLVVLALCLSVLASPASKSGSHKGSSKGGKHSGSGGAHSTHPAHAPKSTSTPGYGAGSGSAAGNGTTSGGGGGANTELQTTFPTPKGAQNLAAVKTIAAGQSFDGGMQLWDRSPSTCKGQSEGGNKDAVFILEEGSTLSNVVIGPNNGEGIHCLGSCTLNNVWFQKVCEDAVTFKQQSGTSFVNGGGAQDAADKVLQHNGSGTVAVRNYFCKNCSKLYRSCGNCKTQTARHATFDNIRLDGGKVLAGVNGNLGDVAEVRDSCVLGADVCDNFEGNSSGAEPKLVSKGPDGKVCVATNVKTTGC, encoded by the exons ATGTACATCCGAaacaacctcgtcgtcttggccCTCTGCCTCTCCGTCCTCGCGTCTCCGGCTTCGAAGAGCGGCTCGCACAAGGGCTCTTCCAAGGGCGGCAAGCACAGCGGTTCCGGCGGGGCGCACAGCACGCACCCCGCGCACGCGCCCAAGagcacctcgacgccgggcTACGGGGCCGGCTCCGGGTCTGCCGCAGGAAACGGGACGACttccggcggtggcggcggcgccaacaCGGAACTGCAGACGACATTCCCGACGCCCAAGGGCGCGCAGAACCTCGCGGCCGTCAAGACCATCGCGGCGGGCCAGTCgttcgacggcggcatgcAGCTCTGGGACCGCAGCCCGAGCACGTGCAAGGGCCAGAGCGAGGGCGGCAAcaaggacgccgtcttcatcctcgagGAGGGGTCGACCCTCAgcaacgtcgtcatcggGCCGAACAATGGCGAGGGGATCCATTGCTTGGGGAGCTGTACGCTCAACAACGT CTGGTTCCAAAAGGTGtgcgaggacgccgtcaccttcaagcAGCAGTCGGGCACCTCCTTCGTCAACGGCGGGGGCGCGCAGGACGCCGCGGACAAGGTGCTGCAGCACAACGGCAGCGGCACGGTGGCGGTGCGCAACTACTTCTGCAAGAACTGCAGCAAGCTGTACCGCAGCTGCGGCAACTGCAAGACGCAGACGGCGCGGCACGCGACGTTTGACAACATCcggctcgacggcggcaaggtgCTCGCGGGCGTCAACGGCAACCTGGGcgacgtggccgaggtcAGGGACTCGTGCGTGCTCGGGGCCGACGTGTGCGACAACTTTGAGggcaacagcagcggcgccgagccGAAGCTGGTGAGCAAGGGgcccgacggcaaggtctGCGTCGCCACGAATGTGAAGACGACCGGGTGTTAG
- a CDS encoding Penicillin-binding protein, with protein sequence MHPHSFLGLLASCLLLFFSAAAVVVAVPIAIDTSADVHTYFDLDGAAHDEKVKSLTTDGYRIISLSVYGTPPNANYAAVWVRREGPAFEAIHGVDEAAYDTWLDSWRNRGYVSTHISATGPARSAVFAGVVEQRTDVASWEQRCGLTDPMTYDNATSGVDMVVRDFRMYGGPGNRLYCVLGHENVGNQLSTIFYSAGDDALIDYPAVYASETAKRFWRPSRLFVSDDHVITPQFVDTSVGKWVALYGLTAAELSAQIETQKQQGLHPIDLHGGGGGGGGGGGVSGSDTRFTVIFAETDIPEARKWTATGSVTGFGDNSGATAALDGVMQAWMRKNGVRQAQLAIARNGSTVAERGYTWAEADRAVVEPDDVFLLASVSKLFLHAAVSHLVGAGRLNYSTAVYPLLGYKPADARANDITVDHLLQHTAGYSREQSGDPAFQFRNVSLGLLNGARAATLPDVIEYQVARPLDFAPGSDYSYSNYGTMLLSHLVSNLTAVPYMTFLRDVVLGDSYDVRLYETAASVHKTDRIVQESRFTGREPTDPGSDRLVPGPHGGDGAIKEECAGAFSLAASASTVARFIGAHAVAGMGGRIPNAERDGTLVGARASAASRSDVDWALMLNTREFISEAEFDDLRFQKIPSVLDRFPVAP encoded by the coding sequence ATGCATCCTCACTCGTTTTTGGGCCTACTGGCCTCGTGCCTTTTGTTGTTCTTCtccgcggccgccgtcgtcgtcgcggttcccatcgccatcgacacGTCCGCCGACGTCCACACGtacttcgacctcgacggcgccgcccacGACGAAAAGGTCAAGTCCCTGACGACCGATGGCTACCGGATCATCTCCCTGAGCGTCTACGGCACGCCGCCCAACGCCAACTATGCCGCCGTCTGGGTCCGGCGGGAAGGGCCTGCGTTCGAGGCGATCCACGGcgtggacgaggcggcgtACGACACCTGGCTCGATTCCTGGAGGAACCGGGGCTACGTCTCGACACACATCTCCGCCACGGGGCCGGCCCgcagcgccgtcttcgccggcgtcgtcgagcagaGGACCGACGTCGCCAGCTGGGAGCAGCGTTGCGGCCTGACGGACCCGATGACCTATGACAACGCGACATCCGGCGTCGACATGGTCGTCAGGGACTTCCGCATGTACGGTGGGCCGGGCAACCGTCTGTACTGCGTCCTCGGGCACGAGAACGTCGGGAACCAGCTCTCCACCATCTTCTACTcagccggcgacgatgccctcaTCGACTACCCCGCCGTCTACGCGTCCGAGACGGCGAAGCGCTTCTGGCGGCCCTCGCGCCTCTTCGTCTCAGACGACCATGTCATCACGCCCCAGTTCGTCGACACGTCCGTCGGGAAATGGGTCGCCCTGTACGGCCTCACGGCCGCGGAGCTCTCTGCGCAGATCGAGACCCAGAAGCAGCAGGGCCTGCACCCGATCGACCTTCacggaggtggcggcggcggcggcggcggcggcggcgtctctGGCAGCGACACGCGCTTCACCGTCATCTTCGCCGAGACCGACATCCCTGAGGCGCGCAAATGGACGGCCACGGGCTCGGTCACGGGATTCGGGGACAACTCCGGCGCCACGGCGGCCCTGGACGGCGTCATGCAGGCATGGATGAGGAAGAACGGCGTGCGCCAGGCGCAGCTCGCCATCGCGCGCAACGGGTCTACCGTCGCCGAGCGCGGCTACACctgggccgaggccgatcgcgccgtcgtcgagccggaCGACGTGttcctcctcgccagcgTCAGCAAGCTCTTCCTCCACGCGGCCGTCTCCCACCTCGTCGGGGCCGGCCGGCTGAACTATTCGACCGCCGTCTACCCTCTGCTGGGCTACaagcccgccgacgcccgcgcCAACGACATCACCGTCGATCACCTCCTCCAGCACACCGCGGGCTACAGCCGCGAGCAGTCCGGGGATCCGGCCTTCCAGTTCAGGAACGTCTCGCTCGGCCTGCTCAACGgcgcccgcgccgccaccCTCCCCGACGTGATCGAGTACCAGGTCGCGCGCCCGCTAGACTTCGCCCCCGGGTCAGACTATTCCTACTCCAACTACGGCACCATGCTCCTGAGCCACCTCGTCAGCAACCTCACGGCGGTCCCCTACATGACTTTCCTCCGGGACGTTGTCCTTGGCGATAGCTACGACGTACGGCTCTACGAGACGGCCGCCTCGGTCCATAAGACCGACCGCATCGTCCAAGAGAGCAGGTTCACCGGCCGCGAACCGACGGACCCGGGATCTGACCGCCTCGTTCCGGGACcccatggcggcgacggcgccatcaaggaggagTGCGCGGGGGCCTTCTCGCTCGCGGCGAGCGCGTCCACGGTGGCGCGCTTCATCGGCgcccacgccgtcgccggtaTGGGGGGTCGGATACCGAACGCCGAGCGCGACGGCACTCTCGTCGGCGCGCGGGCGTCCGCGGCAAGCCGGTCCGACGTCGACTGGGCGCTGATGCTCAACACGAGGGAGTTCATCTCCGAGGCTGAGTTCGACGACCTGCGCTTCCAGAAGATCCCCTCCGTGCTGGATAGGTTTCCTGTAGCGCCGTAG
- a CDS encoding Metallo-beta-lactamase superfamily protein gives MASYIYIASTPTADTGASLLLHFDHRRYLFGNLSEGTQRALTQRKFSLAKMETIFISGQTKWANTGGMIGMLLTIADVVEGSRREMQAQSDEKKKKARKQEAFERLEIHGAQNLNYSIATARGFVFRKGIPIRAMELYQDPRLANPGGSTPDWEDDAIQAWKIPISAGQPSSPSAYGKSRKRSHEVMTAEDDAAVATSQTTPATDVAADSATSEQQKITNREAVEAVVQEMFSSDWAMDQLYETKLSQVNLPATIFIRENGQIQKYKGPMPGDEGEVPDLDVLVRYPWPATKVRDLPDPERSTSAVCYVVKNRGRRGKFDPAAAKALGVAPVDFKHLTNGQTVKGKTGNDVTPDMVLGAPTKPVGFAIIDIASTSYIESFLGRPEWKNATLMDNVPAFFWILGRSVIDDARIQNFIRERPHIRHTIMAPDVSPNMVAMESYGLLHAKLRRIDPERFPPLQADNTVRDLSHIGSNVEAARVGMKAVLGAKIKAVNDDIVPFPTFKEASNIDGGALRMAAHAAAKVRKPAFLEEVQRTEQDIPNRDTEIIPLGTGSALPSKYRNVSATLIRVPQYGNYLLDCGENTLGQLRRAFPAEEVVKILRETRCVAISHIHADHQLGLASFVTAWAEATAALDHLPRLGIVGPLSIQNFLLEYNQMEWMDLRRLEFIRKHNIFPYGDGRLPEDSCTRLASVQLVPVRHCHHSYAVVLAWPSGLKIAYSGDCRPSDDLVEAGKGATLLIHESTFDDDKQGDALAKKHSTMSEALDVGYRMGARRVLLTHFSQRYAKIPLVEKRTTETGADQTVLMAFDQMRVKLGEFRQAQAFLPAIRQMLDAEEAPKADEAE, from the coding sequence ATGGCGAGCTACATCTACATcgcgtcgacgcccacgGCCGACACAGGCGCTAGCCTGTTGCTCCACTTCGATCATCGACGGTATCTGTTTGGCAACCTCAGTGAAGGGACGCAGCGAGCCCTGACTCAACGCAAGTTCTCCCTCGCCAAGATGGAGACCATTTTCATATCTGGCCAGACCAAGTGGGCAAACACGGGTGGCATGATTGGTATGCTCCTCACCATTGCCGACGTTGTGGAGGGCAGCCGGAGAGAGATGCAAGCCCAGTCCgacgaaaagaagaagaaggcgaggaagcAGGAGGCCTTTGAGCGCCTCGAGATTCACGGTGCCCAAAACCTGAACTATTCCATCGCGACAGCCCGGGGTTTCGTCTTCAGAAAGGGTATCCCGATCCGCGCCATGGAGCTGTATCAAGACCCGAGATTGGCAAACCCTGGAGGCTCCACGCCAGATTGGGAGGACGACGCGATCCAAGCCTGGAAGATTCCCATCTCCGCCGGCCAGCCGTCGTCTCCTTCGGCCTATGGCAAGTCACGTAAGAGAAGCCACGAGGTCATGACGgcggaagacgacgccgccgtcgccacgTCGCAGACAACACCAGCCaccgacgtcgccgcggaTTCGGCAACAAGCGAACAACAGAAGATCACCAACCGAGAGGCCGTTGAGGCCGTTGTGCAAGAAATGTTCAGCTCGGACTGGGCCATGGACCAGCTCTACGAGACGAAGCTTTCCCAGGTCAATCTTCCCGCCACTATCTTCATCAGGGAGAACGGCCAGATACAAAAGTACAAGGGTCCCATGCCGGGggatgagggcgaggtgCCTGACCTTGATGTTCTCGTACGGTACCCCTGGCCAGCGACCAAGGTCCGTGATCTTCCCGACCCCGAACGGtcaacctcggccgtctGCTACGTCGTCAAGAACAGAGGCCGCAGGGGCAAGTTCGACCCGGCCGCTGCCAAGGCACTGGGGGTCGCTCCAGTCGACTTCAAGCACCTCACCAACGGTCAGACGGTCAAGGGAAAGACGGGCAACGACGTGACGCCCGACATGGTGCTCggggcgccgacgaagcccGTTGGCTTTGCCATCATCGACATCGCGAGCACGTCCTATATCGAATCGTTCCTCGGCAGACCAGAATGGAAGAACGCAACGCTCATGGACAACGTGCCCGCCTTCTTCTGGATCCTCGGCCGCTCGGTGATTGATGACGCGCGCATCCAGAACTTCATCAGGGAGCGACCCCACATCCGGCACACCATCATGGCCCCGGACGTCAGCCCGAACATGGTAGCGATGGAATCCTACGGCCTCCTCCACGCCAAGCTGCGGCGCATCGACCCTGAGCGTTTCCCGCCTCTCCAGGCGGACAACACTGTTCGGGATCTCTCGCACATTGGTTCCAACGTCGAGGCTGCGCGTGTCGGCATGAAGGCTGTCCTGGGTGCGAAAATCAAAGCAGTGAATGATGACATTGTGCCGTTCCCTACGTTCAAGGAGGCTTCCAACATCGACGGCGGGGCCCTGCGGATGGCTGCCCACGCCGCGGCCAAGGTTAGGAAGCCTGCATTTTTGGAGGAGGTGCAGCGGACGGAGCAAGACATCCCCAACCGCGACACCGAGATCATCCCGCTAGGCACCGGATCTGCTTTGCCGTCCAAGTATCGCAACGTCTCGGCGACCTTGATTCGCGTGCCGCAGTACGGCAACTATCTTCTCGACTGCGGCGAAAACACGCTTGGCCAACTCCGCCGCGCGTtcccggccgaggaggtcgtcaAGATCCTCCGAGAAACCCGGTGCGTTGCCATCAGCCACATCCACGCCGACCACCAACTCGGACTCGCAAGCTTCGTTACAGCCTGGGCCGAAGCGACGGCTGCTCTGGACCACCTGCCCAGGCTTGGGATTGTAGGCCCTCTCAGCATCCAAAACTTCCTGTTGGAGTACAACCAGATGGAGTGGATGGACTTGAGACGTTTGGAGTTCATCCGGAAGCACAACATCTTCCCctacggcgacggccgcctgCCGGAGGACTCGTGCACTCGCCTCGCCTCTGTCCAGCTGGTTCCTGTCCGTCACTGCCATCACTCGTatgccgtcgtcctcgcgTGGCCGTCGGGCCTCAAGATCGCCTACTCGGGCGACTGCCGGCCCagcgacgacctcgtcgaagccggcAAGGGCGCCACACTTCTCATCCACGAGAGCACctttgacgacgacaagcaGGGTGACGCATTGGCAAAGAAGCACTCAACCATGtccgaggccctcgatgtCGGCTACCGCATGGGCGCGCGCCGCGTGCTGCTGACGCACTTCTCCCAGCGCTACGCCAAGATCCCGCTGGTCGAGAAGcggacgacggagacgggcGCCGACCAGACGGTTCTGATGGCCTTTGACCAGATGAGGGTCAAGCTGGGCGAGTTCCGTCAGGCTCAGGCGTTTCTGCCCGCCATCCGGCAAATGttggacgccgaggaggctcccaaggcggacgaggcggaaTAA
- a CDS encoding nitrilotriacetate monooxygenase component B, with product MSIPSRNALLRLPPTIPRRVFSHSQTLPRSRPPHPFARHPTRTLTTTPPAAAVKMASSSSSSSQPTEPTSTTAKIEGGAQAQRNPHPDFKSIEAARPDFDASLGVRFTKTVDPDWKYGSGANALGRSDAAHVAIDPHEEGRPAGFNYKLLISGVVPRPIAFLSTRSADGTATNLAPFSYFNMVNHDPPLFVVGFSASVERPKDSLRNLLESRECVINIIGEGFLEAANSTSVNAPYGRSEWDVSGLTPVYDCKHVRAARVKEAVFSVEGTLDFYREYDSKATPGKKSGVVAFIEGVNFWVREDAINDQRNIIDPAVLRPVSRLGGITYGRTNEVLELPRADWEKDIGGDEGWENVTKGGQ from the exons ATGTCCATCCCCAGCCGTAACgccctcctccgtctccctCCCACGATACCCCGTCGCGTCTTCTCCCACAGCCAAACCCTCCCACGCTCTCGTCCACCTCATCCGTTTGCACGCCACCCAACAAGAACCCTCACGACGaccccgcccgccgccgccgtcaagatggcatcatcatcatcatcgtcgtcacaGCCCACAGaaccaacatcaacaaccgCCAAaatcgagggcggcgcccaGGCCCAGCGTAACCCGCATCCGGACTTCAAGtccatcgaggccgcccgccccGACTTTGACGCCTCCCTCGGCGTTCGCTTCACAAAGACCGTCGACCCGGACTGGAAATACGGCTCCGGCGCaaacgccctcggccgctccgacgccgcccacgTCGCCATCGACCCCCACGAGGAGGGCCGCCCCGCCGGTTTCAACTACAAGCTCCTCATCAGCGGCGTCGTCCCCCGCCCCATCGCCTTCCTCTCTACTCGCTCCGCTGACGGCACCGCCACGAACCTCGCGCCTTTCAGCTACTTTAACATGGTCAACCACGACCCgcccctcttcgtcgtcggcttctccGCGTCCGTCGAGAGGCCCAAAGACTCGCTGCGCAACCTGCTGGAGTCGCGCGAGTGCgtcatcaacatcatcggcgagggcttcctcgaggccgccaacTCCACGAGCGTCAACGCCCCTTACGGCCGCAGCGAGTGGGACGTCAGTGGCCTCACCCCCGTCTACGACTGCAAGCACGTCCGCGCCGCTCGTGTCAAGGAGGCTGTCTTCAGCGTCGAGGGCACTCTCGACTTCTATAGGGAGTATGACTCCAAGGCAACCCCCGGCAAGAAaagcggcgtcgtcgccttcatcGAGGGCGTCAACTTTTGGGTGCGcgaggacgccatcaacGACCAGAGAAACATTATCGACCCAGCC GTCCTTCGCCCCGTCAGCAGATTAGGCGGCATCACCTACGGACGCACCAACGAGGTCCTGGAGCTTCCGAGGGCCGACTGGGAAAAGGAcattggcggcgacgagggctgGGAGAACGTCACAAAAGGTGGGCAGTAA
- a CDS encoding cAMP phosphodiesterase class-II, whose protein sequence is MEDTNGESDDAHRPALQVIVLAVESPATSPSDPSPPPPSEHEDAPSLMWDGSIALRMTGSAVILPQSLVRVCPIILCASPLTHSFSQGAGGGPQEYNTTALLVRSVASGWTKGSIIAVDAGVHLSAITRILETSVPSGLGGDVPLPHTLTSGPFAGLELRSDTTSIYPSSIAAHITRSLIDTYLITHPHLDHISGFVVNTAGLTRPKRLAALPNTINAFKTHIFNNVIWPNLSDENNGAGIVTYTRLVEGGSPATGEGESKGYLEIADRLAVKAWSVSHGHCMEKHPHRGSASSTATPLRYPSVDAASVASPRILPHGVAPSTMPVPRAASVAPEPQASICVYDSSAYFILDLATNLEILVFGDVEPDSLSLSPRNLGIWQEAAPKIAAGQLAAIFIECSYDDSHSIDRLFGHLKPCFVIEEMRTLAQEVESARHVAHLSRKRKRVADPDTIPRRRTGGVFSRLAGGDESPVSPKSVAKRQLSADIGHVPPLPPAATSIESPNLTTPTKELSLREAEGWSDNEDGHSRNPPLKGVKVVIIHVKDRLDGRDQGKVILQELEAYEEEAQLGCEFIISAPGQSLYL, encoded by the exons ATGGAAGACACGAATGGGGAGTCGGACGACGCCCATCGTCCAGCCTTGCAGGTCATCGTCCTG GCAGTTGAAAGCCCAGCAACTTCTCCCTCAGATCCtagcccccctcccccttctgAACATGAAGACGCGCCGTCGCTTATGTGGGATGGATCAATCGCATTGCGGATGACTGGATCGGCTGTCATTTTACCGCAAAGTCTCGTCAGAGTGTGCCCCATTATCCTATGTGCATCTCCGCTAACCCACTCATTCTCCCagggtgccggcggcggtcccCAGGAATACAACACCACCGCTCTTCTCGTCCGCTCGGTCGCCTCGGGGTGGACAAAAGGCTCCATCATTGCAGTAGACGCCGGCGTTCACCTTTCCGCTATTACGCGTATCCTCGAGACCTCCGTGCCGTCGGGCCTCGGTGGTGATGTACCGCTCCCCCACACGCTCACATCGGGGCCATTCGCTGGCCTCGAGCTCAGGTCAGACACGACGTCGATCTACCCATCGTCTATCGCTGCTCACATCACCCGCTCTCTCATCGACACATATCTAATAACGCATCCTCACCTGGACCATATCTCGGGCTTCGTCGTCAACACGGCAGGCCTCACGCGACCCAAGAGGCTTGCTGCTCTTCCCAACACCATCAATGCTTTCAAAACTCACATTTTCAACAACGTCATCTGGCCCAATCTCTCAGATGAGAACAATGGTGCGGGCATCGTGACGTATActcgcctcgtcgagggcgggtCGCCCGCCACTGGCGAGGGCGAATCCAAGGGCTATCTAGAGATCGCCGACCGTCTCGCCGTCAAGGCGTGGTCGGTGTCTCACGGCCACTGCATGGAGAAACACCCTCACCGTGGCTCTGCCTCGTCCACTGCGACGCCTCTGCGTTACCCTTCTGTTGATGCCGCCTCGGTCGCGTCACCGCGCATACTGCCTCACGGTGTCGCGCCGAGCACAATGCCGGTCCCCCGGGCAGCATCCGTCGCACCTGAGCCGCAAGCAAGCATATGCGTCTACGACTCGTCGGCCTATTTTATCCTCGATCTGGCCACGAACCTCGAGATATTGGTCTttggcgacgtcgagccCGATTCCTTGTCGCTCTCCCCCCGCAACCTGGGGATATGGCAGGAGGCTGCGCCCAAGATTGCGGCAGGGCAGCTTGCCGCCATCTTCATTGAATGCTCATATGACGACTCACACTCGATCGACCGTCTCTTCGGCCACCTAAAGCCATGCTTCGTGATAGAAGAGATGCGAACGCTAGCCCAAGAGGTGGAATCCGCACGACACGTCGCCCATCTCTCCCGGAAGCGCAAACGTGTAGCTGACCCTGACACGATCCCGCGGAGACGCACGGGGGGCGTCTTCTCGCGGCTTGCGGGAGGCGACGAATCCCCTGTCAGCCCCAAGTCGGTAGCCAAGCGGCAGCTCTCGGCGGACATTGGCCACGTACCACCACTACCGCCGGCCGCGACATCGATAGAGAGCCCGAATCTCACGACGCCAACCAAGGAGCTGTCCCTGCGAGAAGCCGAGGGGTGGAGCGACAACGAGGATGGTCACTCTAGAAATCCGCCACTGAAGGGCGTCAAGGTGGTCATCATCCACGTAAAGGATCGGCTGGATGGGCGTGACCAAGGAAAGGTGATTTTgcaggagctcgaggcgtACGAGGAGGAAGCCCAGCTGGGCTGCGAATTCATCATTTCCGCGCCAGGGCAAAGCCTCTATCTGTAA